A genomic window from Cloacibacillus evryensis DSM 19522 includes:
- the clpP gene encoding ATP-dependent Clp endopeptidase proteolytic subunit ClpP, with protein MSYYIPIVVEQSGRGERSYDIYSRLLKDRIIFLGTAIDDTVANLVVAQMLFLESEDPDKDISLYINSPGGSVSAGLAIYDTMQYIRPNVSTICLGMAASMGAVLLTAGADGKRLALPNAKIMIHQPMGGMQGQASDIEIHAKEILKTREKLNEILAKHTRQPLDKIEADTDRDYYMSAEEALKYGIVDKIIEKR; from the coding sequence ATGTCTTACTACATTCCTATAGTTGTAGAGCAGTCCGGAAGAGGAGAGCGATCCTATGATATATACAGCCGCCTCCTGAAGGATAGGATAATATTCCTTGGGACTGCGATAGACGATACTGTTGCAAACCTTGTGGTGGCGCAGATGCTCTTCCTTGAGAGCGAAGACCCCGACAAGGACATCTCTCTATACATAAACAGCCCGGGAGGGTCTGTTTCGGCGGGGCTGGCGATATACGACACTATGCAGTATATACGCCCCAACGTTTCGACGATCTGCCTCGGGATGGCGGCGAGCATGGGAGCGGTGCTCCTCACCGCCGGAGCCGACGGCAAGAGGCTCGCGCTGCCCAACGCGAAGATAATGATCCACCAGCCGATGGGCGGCATGCAGGGGCAGGCCTCGGATATCGAGATCCACGCGAAGGAGATACTAAAGACGCGAGAGAAGCTCAACGAGATACTCGCAAAGCACACGCGCCAGCCGCTGGACAAGATCGAAGCCGACACGGACAGAGACTACTACATGTCAGCGGAAGAGGCTTTGAAATATGGAATCGTCGACAAGATAATTGAAAAACGCTAA